In a single window of the Neoarius graeffei isolate fNeoGra1 chromosome 28, fNeoGra1.pri, whole genome shotgun sequence genome:
- the LOC132875621 gene encoding complement C1q-like protein 2, with protein MERTVFHVLVVFLLTPVPSSLQETETHGNFQDPCSELKQLRDLVDQQTATLSEIKTKMVYMEKENAAQSAELSVVKSELGSVKKQNAERPKIAFSAGLSAGQAGPFNTETTLIYSKVISNIGGAYNPHTGVFTAPVRGVYYIRFTAATYNTNNHNMGVHLYKNSQHLMHLGEYSTDGTARHVSGALVLDLEAGDVVYLRLLTNYTLYDDTMLRNTFSGFLIFPS; from the exons ATGGAGAGAACCGTGTTCCACGTGCTCGTCGTGTTTCTCCTGACGCCGGTGCCGAGCAGTCTGCAGGAAACGGAAACTCACGGAAATTTTCAGGATCCATGCAGTGAGCTGAAGCAGCTCCGAGATCTCGTGGATCAGCAGACGGCCACTTTATCTGAGATCAAGACGAAGATGGTGTACATGGAGAAAGAGAACGCAG CTCAATCAGCCGAGCTGTCAGTCGTGAAGAGTGAACTGGGGAGTGTGAAGAAGCAAAACGCTG AGCGGCCGAAGATAGCGTTCAGCGCCGGATTATCTGCAGGACAGGCAGGGCCGTTTAACACCGAAACCACTCTGATTTACAGTAAAGTCATCAGCAACATCGGAGGAGCTTATAACCCACACACAG GCGTGTTCACAGCCCCGGTTCGAGGCGTGTACTATATCCGCTTCACAGCTGCCACCTACAACACCAACAACCACAACATGGGCGTTCATCTGTACAAGAACAGCCAGCACCTCATGCACTTGGGCGAGTACAGCACGGACGGCACTGCCAGACACGTGTCCGGCGCTCTGGTGCTCGATCTGGAGGCCGGAGACGTCGTGTATCTCCGCCTCCTCACCAACTACACCCTCTACGATGACACGATGCTCCGCAACACCTTCAGCGGCTTCCTCATTTTCCCttcctga